One Prolixibacteraceae bacterium DNA segment encodes these proteins:
- a CDS encoding TonB-dependent receptor: MKNITFIFILTFVLNIPLWANPNTPQKPSRVIAARVVDNKTKEPIEYATVTLFKLPEKKLVTGLVTDAKGRFIFKKVENGTYSIRVNFLGYEEYLSDNLTITDNKNFIRLGQISMKPNSKVLGEVSIVGETRDIDYKIDKKVVNVSKQLTATAGTAVDVLENVPSVTVDVNGDVALRGSTSFTVLIDGKPTILDANDALKQIPSASIKNIELITNPSVKFDPDGTSGIINIITKKNKLTGISGMASISAGTFDNYNGNMLLSWRKNKFNFTLGANYRNGNFPMDVENRRKTFNNDTTWVTSSEGEGKRNFNMNSINAGVEWNITNQDMVSVSARLGKFQMNMGSDLNYTETISTNNSTISEKKYISSEDADREREFYSVNTTYSHSFPKEGHKIDAQFNAMGREAYDNSGSQLTDMDGTITDGKTNIEEGPNKKYVTKIDYTLPLPNDSKLEAGFQSRVSNSSDDTKLYNYDTATGQDVIDDRYSRVTDYNRDIYSMYAQYNTTINNFGIQAGFREEYTNRVISSDVDNSETTIKRWDWFPTLHLSYKLSETDQIMTSYTKRIHRTRGYYLEPFITWVDNFNVRQGNPGLEPELIDSYEATYLKDFGRNYLSVDLYYRITHNKVEQIQSVYEDNVIMRTPENVGQDYSFGTEITLSVSPFKWWKINLMGNLYDYRVEGQMNDQDFSRSSFNWTGRFNNTFIINRTTSFQINNSYQSGSVTAQGSKEGYYSMNIAARKSFFDRKLNATIQMRNALNTISRESFSEAPGLETYNKSTYAWPMLNLTLSYTFNNFKRNFKKRGDGESDMDMEDF; encoded by the coding sequence GTGAAGAATATAACCTTTATTTTCATCTTGACATTTGTCCTAAACATTCCATTATGGGCAAATCCGAACACTCCTCAAAAACCCTCTAGGGTCATTGCTGCACGTGTAGTGGACAACAAAACCAAAGAACCTATTGAATATGCAACGGTAACTCTCTTTAAACTTCCTGAAAAAAAATTAGTTACCGGATTGGTTACCGACGCTAAAGGAAGGTTTATCTTCAAAAAAGTTGAGAATGGAACTTACTCTATCAGAGTGAATTTCTTGGGATACGAGGAGTACCTCTCTGATAATCTCACGATCACTGACAACAAGAACTTTATTCGCTTAGGACAGATATCCATGAAACCTAATTCTAAAGTTTTGGGGGAAGTCTCGATTGTTGGAGAAACAAGAGATATTGACTATAAGATAGACAAAAAAGTAGTAAATGTTTCCAAACAACTTACTGCAACAGCTGGAACTGCTGTCGATGTACTAGAGAATGTCCCTTCAGTTACTGTAGATGTAAATGGGGATGTAGCACTAAGAGGGAGTACTAGTTTCACAGTACTCATCGATGGGAAACCTACAATTTTAGATGCCAATGATGCATTAAAACAGATTCCATCTGCTTCCATCAAGAATATCGAATTAATCACCAACCCTTCTGTTAAATTTGATCCTGACGGAACTTCTGGTATCATTAACATCATCACCAAAAAGAACAAACTGACAGGGATCAGTGGTATGGCAAGTATCAGTGCTGGGACCTTCGACAACTACAATGGGAACATGCTTCTATCTTGGAGAAAAAATAAGTTCAACTTTACTTTAGGAGCAAACTACAGAAATGGAAACTTTCCAATGGATGTAGAGAACAGAAGAAAGACCTTCAACAACGATACGACTTGGGTGACATCCTCAGAGGGAGAAGGAAAGAGGAATTTTAACATGAACTCAATCAATGCTGGAGTAGAATGGAACATCACAAACCAAGACATGGTTTCTGTTTCTGCACGTTTAGGTAAGTTCCAAATGAACATGGGATCAGACCTAAACTATACTGAAACGATTTCAACCAACAATAGCACTATCTCAGAGAAAAAATATATCAGCTCTGAAGATGCCGATAGAGAGAGAGAATTCTATTCTGTTAATACAACTTACTCTCATAGCTTTCCTAAAGAAGGACATAAAATTGATGCTCAATTTAACGCTATGGGCCGAGAGGCGTATGATAATTCAGGGAGTCAACTGACAGATATGGATGGAACAATTACCGATGGAAAGACCAATATCGAAGAGGGCCCAAATAAAAAGTATGTAACCAAAATTGACTATACCCTACCTTTACCCAATGATAGTAAACTAGAAGCAGGATTCCAAAGTAGGGTTTCCAATAGTTCCGATGATACCAAGCTGTACAACTATGATACGGCAACAGGACAGGACGTAATCGATGATAGATACTCTAGAGTTACCGACTACAATAGAGATATCTATTCGATGTATGCCCAGTATAATACAACCATTAATAACTTTGGTATCCAAGCAGGGTTCAGAGAGGAGTATACAAATAGAGTAATATCCTCTGATGTGGACAATAGCGAAACAACCATTAAAAGATGGGATTGGTTTCCTACTTTACACCTCTCATACAAGCTTTCGGAGACAGATCAAATTATGACCTCGTATACCAAACGTATTCATAGAACTAGAGGTTACTACCTTGAACCTTTTATCACTTGGGTTGACAACTTCAATGTAAGACAAGGAAATCCAGGACTTGAACCAGAATTAATCGACTCTTACGAAGCAACCTACCTTAAAGATTTTGGTAGAAACTATCTTTCAGTCGATTTATACTATCGTATCACGCACAACAAAGTAGAGCAGATTCAAAGTGTTTACGAAGACAATGTCATCATGAGAACACCTGAGAATGTTGGACAGGACTACTCATTTGGTACCGAAATAACACTAAGCGTATCTCCATTCAAGTGGTGGAAGATAAACCTAATGGGAAACCTATACGACTATCGTGTAGAGGGACAGATGAATGACCAAGACTTCTCACGAAGTAGTTTTAACTGGACAGGACGTTTTAATAATACCTTCATCATCAACAGAACAACCTCATTCCAAATTAACAACAGCTATCAGAGTGGTTCGGTTACAGCGCAAGGAAGCAAAGAAGGATACTATAGCATGAATATAGCAGCAAGAAAGTCATTCTTCGACAGAAAGCTCAATGCAACGATCCAGATGCGTAATGCATTGAATACAATCTCAAGAGAATCTTTCTCAGAAGCTCCAGGACTAGAAACCTACAATAAGTCAACGTATGCATGGCCAATGTTGAATTTAACACTCAGCTATACATTTAACAACTTTAAGCGCAACTTCAAGAAAAGAGGAGACGGTGAAAGCGATATGGATATGGAAGATTTCTAA
- a CDS encoding ISAs1 family transposase, whose protein sequence is MNLSSYEKEGDYILQVKGNQKKTKEELDIQFNTDIVCDSNITEDFGHGRIETRICDVKNDFEDAPVLTKWRGIHSLIRITTQTLESSTNKERSDVRYYISSLDTTAERFNKLIRSHWAIENNLHWTLDVSFNEDKQQRKKDHAAENMNMLCKMALNILKLDTENKKTLKWKKNRAIYVDEYREKLIARSQTC, encoded by the coding sequence ATGAACCTGAGTAGTTACGAAAAAGAAGGTGACTATATTCTACAAGTAAAAGGTAATCAGAAGAAAACTAAAGAGGAACTTGATATTCAGTTTAATACAGATATTGTTTGTGATTCTAATATAACAGAAGACTTTGGTCATGGAAGAATTGAAACTCGTATTTGTGATGTAAAAAATGACTTTGAAGATGCTCCTGTGTTGACCAAATGGAGAGGTATCCATAGTTTAATTAGAATAACAACCCAGACATTAGAATCTTCAACAAATAAAGAACGAAGTGATGTGAGGTATTACATATCCTCTTTAGATACAACAGCTGAGAGGTTTAATAAACTTATACGTTCACATTGGGCAATCGAAAATAATCTTCATTGGACACTCGATGTAAGCTTCAATGAAGATAAACAGCAGCGAAAAAAAGATCATGCAGCTGAAAATATGAATATGCTTTGTAAAATGGCTCTTAACATCTTAAAGTTGGATACGGAGAACAAAAAAACATTGAAATGGAAGAAAAATAGAGCCATATATGTCGATGAATATAGAGAAAAGCTTATCGCTCGTTCACAGACTTGTTAA
- a CDS encoding transposase, translating to MNSRPFIISAIHEQALQRELIYIKQQTNNSWAEDILNIFYKAMKLKRESAKNQYPLKEKSIFKEQLLLLLKNDEYDDQLDEIKTLRSRLIKRIDSVFTFLEYYEVPFDNNASERSIRNIKIKQKVSAGYRTEEGAQRYAMLRSIVDTLKKQGKSVVRMIAHWLSQNHLKVSWQ from the coding sequence ATGAATAGTCGACCTTTTATCATTTCAGCAATTCATGAACAAGCCCTGCAACGAGAATTAATCTACATTAAACAACAAACGAATAACAGTTGGGCAGAGGATATTTTGAATATATTCTATAAAGCCATGAAATTAAAGAGAGAATCAGCCAAGAACCAATATCCTTTAAAAGAAAAATCAATATTTAAAGAACAGCTTTTATTACTGTTGAAAAATGACGAGTATGACGATCAGCTAGATGAGATCAAGACATTACGGAGTCGATTAATTAAAAGGATTGATAGTGTGTTTACTTTCTTAGAGTATTACGAAGTTCCTTTTGACAACAATGCATCCGAAAGGTCAATACGTAATATTAAAATAAAACAAAAAGTATCTGCAGGTTATCGAACAGAAGAAGGAGCCCAAAGGTATGCCATGTTACGCTCTATTGTTGATACACTTAAAAAACAAGGAAAGAGTGTCGTGAGAATGATTGCTCATTGGTTATCTCAAAACCATCTTAAGGTCAGTTGGCAATAA
- a CDS encoding ISL3 family transposase, with translation MNTSSIYHCLGLQDQQLLSTSYVGDTIQLKVKTKKDKLRCSRCKRMHVICCGVVERSFKGPMIGKKKCVIIIDVQRLYCKKCKIVRQEHLRFAKEQKSYIRSLEKMVLLLSSHMTIQSISRLLDLNWNIVKDIIKSHLKSKYHSPGLKGVKHIAIDEFAVRKGHVYMTCVYDLDKGVVLHVGKGKGSESLVPFWKRIKINKVQIESVAIDMSAAYILSVKTNAPKATMVFDHFHIIKKLNETISKIRRDLYNKEKDKVIKKSLKGSRWLLLKNPENLNLQKGEDSRLEKVLETNTTLFYAYYLKEELRELWNQDNIRDASKLLKQWIEEANETEIPQLKKMVELLTKHKTGILNWYKCNISTGPLEGINNKIKTLKRQAYGYRDLDFFMLKIKAMHQDIYAKCG, from the coding sequence ATGAATACCAGTAGTATATATCATTGTTTAGGATTACAAGACCAGCAATTATTATCCACATCCTATGTTGGAGATACCATCCAACTTAAAGTTAAAACAAAAAAAGACAAACTACGTTGTAGTCGCTGTAAAAGAATGCATGTTATTTGTTGTGGAGTTGTTGAACGTAGTTTCAAGGGGCCAATGATAGGCAAAAAGAAGTGCGTTATTATCATAGATGTTCAACGCCTTTATTGCAAGAAATGCAAGATCGTACGTCAGGAACATTTAAGGTTTGCAAAAGAGCAGAAGTCCTATATTCGATCTTTAGAGAAGATGGTTTTACTTCTCTCTTCTCATATGACGATTCAGTCAATCAGTCGACTTTTAGATCTTAACTGGAATATTGTAAAAGATATCATTAAGTCTCACTTAAAATCAAAATATCATTCTCCTGGGCTAAAGGGGGTGAAACATATTGCTATCGATGAATTCGCAGTGAGGAAGGGACATGTATACATGACTTGTGTATATGACTTAGATAAAGGAGTCGTTTTGCATGTAGGAAAAGGTAAAGGTTCCGAATCATTGGTTCCATTTTGGAAACGAATAAAGATCAATAAAGTCCAAATAGAATCTGTTGCTATTGATATGTCAGCTGCCTATATCCTTTCAGTAAAGACCAATGCACCTAAAGCTACTATGGTATTTGACCATTTCCATATAATAAAGAAACTAAATGAGACTATAAGTAAAATTAGAAGAGATCTTTACAACAAAGAGAAGGATAAGGTTATCAAGAAAAGTTTAAAAGGAAGTCGTTGGCTATTGTTAAAAAACCCAGAGAATCTCAATCTTCAGAAAGGGGAAGACTCAAGACTTGAAAAAGTATTAGAAACGAATACCACCTTGTTTTACGCATATTATTTGAAAGAAGAATTGAGGGAATTATGGAATCAAGATAATATTAGAGACGCTTCAAAATTACTTAAACAATGGATAGAAGAGGCAAATGAGACTGAAATCCCTCAGCTTAAGAAAATGGTAGAACTATTGACCAAACACAAAACAGGAATTCTAAATTGGTATAAGTGCAATATCTCCACGGGGCCTTTAGAAGGAATAAATAACAAGATTAAAACCTTAAAAAGACAAGCATATGGCTATCGTGACTTAGATTTTTTTATGTTAAAAATAAAAGCAATGCATCAAGATATATACGCAAAATGTGGATGA
- a CDS encoding ISAs1 family transposase has protein sequence MEEPKKRGLSIVYSIGHNTNVQQLLGFYDGTKESEKSIVYDHILELPEQAKITLDAMHNSENLLSNIHQNSRFYLTQIKSNQKKLKDDLVHTSNHIKVGDVMTETDKSHGRIDIRRYEIFPINTEMLEPRWSNSGICNMIKVTRESHNVKRGRRSTETRYYITNYNGEIGEIAGAIRGHWKIEIMNRIRDVNFGEDKLKSLDHGLQKSISSVMLFICSGLMKINSYNNLNILREELVRNTDKIHDFFAA, from the coding sequence ATGGAAGAACCTAAAAAGAGAGGGTTAAGTATTGTTTACTCTATTGGTCATAACACAAATGTACAACAGTTATTAGGTTTTTATGATGGGACAAAAGAGAGTGAAAAGAGTATTGTTTATGATCATATTCTTGAGTTGCCAGAGCAGGCAAAGATAACACTCGACGCAATGCACAATTCAGAAAATCTGTTGTCTAATATTCACCAAAATAGTCGATTCTATTTGACTCAAATAAAGTCAAATCAGAAGAAATTAAAGGATGACTTAGTGCATACATCCAATCATATAAAAGTAGGTGATGTGATGACAGAAACAGACAAATCGCATGGAAGAATAGACATTAGAAGGTACGAAATATTCCCAATCAATACAGAGATGTTAGAGCCTAGATGGAGTAATAGTGGTATATGTAATATGATTAAAGTGACAAGAGAGAGTCACAATGTAAAGAGAGGTAGAAGGAGTACAGAAACACGATATTATATCACCAATTATAATGGGGAAATAGGTGAAATTGCTGGTGCTATTAGAGGTCATTGGAAAATAGAAATAATGAACCGTATTCGTGATGTTAATTTTGGAGAAGACAAATTAAAGTCATTAGATCATGGATTACAAAAATCAATATCCTCTGTTATGTTGTTTATTTGTAGTGGATTAATGAAAATAAATAGCTACAATAACTTGAATATTTTAAGAGAAGAGCTTGTGCGCAATACTGATAAAATACACGATTTCTTCGCCGCTTAA
- a CDS encoding RagB/SusD family nutrient uptake outer membrane protein — protein MKKNRILYILLFTLFLGGCSEDFLVPELTSKLEADKVYSNASSIKATRIGIYNLLAGKNNSTGSLYQAGMPLCGSFVSNDVVYGNKWNQTFSDVAALKNSATTGWSATVWEQTYGITEVCNSIIKNEENIEKAVGKDLKDFYLADAKAVMAMVYSDVARFYANAYHVDNGKSLAIPFVDYVDYSVKPKRNTLDEIYKKSIALFNESLKSLQGCDNNQNYMNTNAVHALLSRIYLDMHNWDMAQKEAKMAMEGVTLMSSEEYATGISHISSETILAFSNTKVLRSIYRDFFSYHDTYDGMGEDLLINKSLVKKFGSNDLRTAFFIQQPNYNAYYPYKGKDGGYSAAAGYMKSHDAYSAGGKFPRRGAVLRKDIQGDLAVGDYNYIRGAEMVLVQAECFARMGKNTEAQNLLFDIQKRSIKGAVKSGSTGDTLLEEILLEKRKELFGEGHDMREVLRLGKGLVRDETNVIPETIPDGSQRFRWHVPEREQDINANLKDGQPTK, from the coding sequence ATGAAAAAAAATAGAATTTTATATATACTACTTTTTACCTTGTTTTTAGGAGGCTGTAGTGAGGATTTTTTAGTTCCTGAATTAACTTCTAAACTAGAAGCTGATAAAGTTTACTCCAATGCAAGTTCGATCAAAGCAACACGAATCGGGATATATAATTTGCTTGCGGGTAAGAACAACAGTACGGGGAGTCTTTATCAAGCAGGAATGCCTCTGTGTGGTTCTTTTGTCTCTAATGATGTCGTATATGGAAATAAATGGAACCAGACCTTTAGTGATGTAGCTGCACTTAAAAATTCAGCAACTACTGGATGGAGTGCTACTGTTTGGGAACAAACTTATGGGATTACAGAGGTCTGTAACTCGATAATTAAAAATGAAGAAAATATCGAAAAAGCAGTTGGCAAAGATTTGAAAGATTTCTATTTGGCTGACGCTAAGGCAGTAATGGCAATGGTTTATTCCGATGTTGCTCGATTTTATGCAAATGCATACCATGTGGATAATGGTAAATCTTTGGCTATTCCATTTGTAGATTATGTAGATTATAGTGTAAAGCCTAAAAGAAATACGTTAGATGAGATTTATAAAAAATCAATTGCTCTTTTTAATGAATCATTGAAATCTCTTCAAGGGTGTGATAATAATCAGAACTACATGAATACCAATGCAGTGCATGCGCTGTTGTCTCGTATTTATCTTGATATGCACAACTGGGATATGGCCCAAAAAGAGGCAAAAATGGCTATGGAAGGCGTGACATTAATGTCGTCAGAAGAGTATGCTACAGGTATTTCTCATATTAGTTCAGAAACTATTTTGGCATTTTCGAATACTAAAGTATTAAGATCTATTTATCGAGATTTCTTTTCTTATCATGATACTTATGACGGAATGGGAGAGGATTTGTTAATCAATAAGTCATTGGTTAAGAAGTTTGGCTCTAACGATCTAAGAACTGCTTTTTTTATACAACAACCTAATTATAATGCTTACTATCCATATAAAGGTAAAGATGGTGGCTATAGCGCTGCAGCTGGATATATGAAAAGTCATGATGCATATTCTGCAGGAGGTAAATTTCCAAGAAGAGGAGCTGTACTTAGAAAAGATATTCAAGGAGATCTTGCTGTTGGAGACTACAATTATATTAGAGGTGCTGAAATGGTTTTAGTTCAGGCTGAGTGTTTTGCTCGTATGGGTAAAAATACAGAAGCACAAAATCTTTTATTTGATATCCAAAAACGAAGTATAAAAGGTGCTGTGAAAAGTGGTAGTACTGGCGATACTCTGTTAGAGGAGATTTTATTGGAGAAAAGAAAAGAGTTGTTTGGTGAAGGACATGATATGAGAGAAGTTCTTCGTCTAGGAAAAGGATTAGTACGTGATGAGACAAACGTTATTCCTGAAACTATTCCTGATGGTTCTCAGAGATTTAGATGGCATGTTCCAGAAAGAGAGCAAGATATCAATGCGAATCTTAAAGATGGTCAACCAACCAAATAA
- a CDS encoding SusC/RagA family TonB-linked outer membrane protein yields MNRVLMLFVCILMCVQSSWAQSKVLKGVVTSAEDNSPIPGASVVVKGTTIGAVTDYDGKFQLKVPNDSKVLRISYVGMTEQELTIGSKTEFKVQLKSSQVDLDDVIVVAYGTAKKESFTGSATTVKSEEVLKTSGGITKALQGTVAGVQVVGGSVRIRGYGSFNASSGPLYVVDGVIGAPTPSDEDIASMTILKDASSTALYGSKGANGVILITTKTGSKLKKPQIQFSYKKSNIDPIDPDFDYMDAGQHYQYIHEGLYNYAKGYGKDDEFCTNYSNQKTNAKLGHNPYNMTYPIGADGKLDEKAQLLYSTNWRDAVLKPADLDEYIFSIRGNNGKTNYSWSNFYSKYKGFVEESKYDNFNSRFSFDTKVSPIVDMGLKINLSYYQGSGTYTDAANENNMYYMSNSITPTAPMYKMKKVKEKPDGTYEYAYDLDYNGNKQYNYDNPNYQGYNPVGLMELDESNDYYFSAYIAPFIRIKPAKGLTLNVNGSAKAYGSRSSSYTNNLHGSGVTNNGRSYRSDVFTRRYYAHSDFVYETDFAAVHHIEILAGAESYYYHKNTTGASIYGLPMGDVSNELSYGVDPQKPSSSTLESTSLSYLSRIRYSLMDKYYIDGSFRRDGSSKFGPNNRWGNFWSVGASWRISQEDFLKESDVIDNLKLRGSYGVTGNDGIGSYKYGDYYGFGYSYLSDLGIVHNNLPNYDLGWEKQDNLSLGIDYSLLHRISGTLEVYKRNTSSLLMDRPIPYTTGFSSVTKNVGEIENRGIEFEINALAVKTKHFQWNTVLTFTKNINEIVEIPESWVSGTKKYVQGKSRYEYFIRDWAGVNPDNGKPQWYMDQKDPKTGAVSKVKTSDYGSATKYFVGQSTPDFFGGFNNDFKFYGFDLSCQIIYSVGGNVYDYAYAHLMHDGSSKTGVSAVEAMNSWKKKGDITDIPQNIWDNKSHSSSTSTRFLVDGDFLKVKNVTLGYTIPSRITKKVGVSNLRFYVNADNLFILTDMKSGDPEISLSGNGSSYTLPMYRTVRFGVNINF; encoded by the coding sequence ATGAATCGAGTATTAATGTTATTTGTATGCATTCTAATGTGTGTGCAATCTTCTTGGGCACAGTCCAAGGTCTTGAAAGGTGTTGTCACATCTGCGGAGGATAACTCCCCTATTCCAGGAGCGTCTGTTGTAGTTAAAGGTACTACTATCGGTGCTGTAACAGATTATGATGGAAAATTCCAACTAAAAGTTCCAAATGATTCTAAGGTTTTAAGAATTTCTTATGTAGGAATGACGGAACAAGAATTAACTATTGGATCAAAAACAGAATTTAAAGTTCAATTAAAATCCTCACAGGTAGATTTAGATGATGTGATTGTAGTTGCTTATGGTACTGCGAAGAAAGAGAGCTTTACTGGATCTGCAACAACCGTAAAATCGGAAGAAGTTTTAAAAACCTCTGGAGGTATTACAAAGGCTCTTCAGGGTACCGTAGCTGGTGTTCAGGTTGTAGGAGGTTCGGTTCGTATTAGAGGATATGGATCTTTCAATGCTTCATCTGGACCTTTGTATGTTGTGGATGGGGTTATTGGTGCTCCTACTCCAAGTGATGAAGATATCGCAAGTATGACCATATTAAAGGATGCTTCTTCTACTGCTCTTTATGGTTCTAAAGGAGCGAATGGAGTTATTTTGATCACAACCAAGACAGGATCGAAGCTTAAAAAACCACAGATTCAGTTCTCCTATAAAAAATCAAATATCGATCCAATTGATCCTGACTTTGATTATATGGATGCAGGACAGCATTACCAATATATTCATGAAGGACTCTATAATTATGCGAAGGGTTATGGAAAAGATGATGAGTTCTGTACCAATTATAGTAACCAAAAGACCAATGCTAAATTAGGACATAATCCTTACAATATGACATATCCAATTGGTGCTGATGGTAAATTAGACGAGAAAGCACAATTGTTATACTCTACCAATTGGAGAGATGCTGTATTAAAACCAGCAGATTTGGATGAGTATATTTTCTCTATTAGAGGAAACAATGGCAAAACAAACTATAGTTGGTCTAACTTCTATTCTAAGTATAAAGGTTTTGTGGAAGAATCAAAATATGATAACTTCAATTCAAGATTCTCTTTTGATACCAAAGTTTCACCAATTGTAGATATGGGTTTAAAAATCAACTTAAGCTATTATCAAGGTTCTGGAACATATACAGATGCTGCAAATGAGAATAACATGTATTATATGTCTAATTCTATCACTCCTACTGCTCCAATGTATAAGATGAAAAAGGTGAAGGAGAAACCTGATGGGACATATGAGTATGCGTATGATCTAGATTATAATGGAAATAAGCAGTATAACTATGATAATCCTAATTATCAGGGTTATAATCCAGTTGGTCTTATGGAATTAGATGAATCTAATGATTATTACTTCAGTGCGTACATTGCCCCTTTTATAAGAATTAAGCCAGCGAAAGGATTAACTTTAAATGTAAATGGTTCCGCAAAAGCTTATGGATCTAGAAGTTCTTCTTATACGAACAATCTACATGGATCTGGGGTTACAAACAATGGTCGTTCTTATAGAAGTGACGTCTTTACTAGAAGATATTATGCACATAGCGATTTTGTTTATGAGACCGATTTTGCAGCAGTACACCATATTGAAATTCTTGCGGGTGCAGAATCTTACTATTATCATAAAAATACTACAGGAGCAAGTATTTATGGCCTTCCTATGGGGGATGTTAGTAATGAATTGAGTTATGGGGTCGATCCACAGAAACCTTCTTCATCAACCTTAGAATCTACGTCCTTATCCTATTTGTCACGTATTCGTTACAGCTTGATGGATAAATATTATATTGATGGATCATTCCGTAGAGATGGTTCTTCAAAATTTGGACCGAACAACCGTTGGGGTAATTTCTGGTCGGTAGGAGCTTCATGGAGAATTTCACAGGAAGACTTTTTGAAAGAGAGTGATGTGATTGATAATTTGAAATTACGTGGCTCTTATGGAGTAACAGGAAATGATGGCATTGGATCCTATAAATATGGGGATTACTATGGATTTGGCTATAGTTATCTTTCTGATCTGGGTATTGTTCATAATAACTTACCAAATTATGATTTGGGATGGGAGAAACAAGATAACTTATCTCTAGGTATCGATTACTCTCTTCTTCACCGTATCTCTGGTACTTTAGAAGTTTATAAGAGAAATACAAGTTCTCTTTTGATGGATCGTCCTATTCCATATACAACTGGTTTCAGTTCGGTTACTAAAAATGTTGGTGAAATTGAGAATAGAGGTATTGAGTTTGAAATTAATGCATTGGCGGTTAAAACAAAGCATTTTCAATGGAATACAGTTCTGACATTTACGAAGAATATCAATGAAATTGTAGAAATTCCAGAGTCTTGGGTTAGCGGAACAAAAAAATATGTTCAAGGAAAGTCAAGATATGAGTATTTTATCAGAGATTGGGCAGGTGTAAACCCAGACAATGGAAAGCCTCAATGGTATATGGATCAAAAGGATCCAAAAACAGGAGCTGTTTCTAAAGTGAAGACATCTGATTATGGTAGTGCAACCAAATATTTTGTAGGTCAATCTACCCCAGATTTCTTTGGTGGTTTTAATAATGATTTCAAATTCTATGGTTTCGATTTAAGCTGCCAGATCATCTATTCTGTTGGTGGCAATGTATACGACTATGCTTATGCTCACTTGATGCATGATGGATCAAGTAAAACAGGAGTATCCGCTGTGGAAGCGATGAATTCATGGAAAAAGAAAGGGGATATTACAGATATACCTCAGAATATTTGGGACAACAAGTCGCACTCCTCTTCTACTTCAACACGTTTCTTAGTTGACGGTGATTTTCTAAAGGTGAAGAACGTAACATTAGGTTATACTATACCTTCTAGGATAACAAAAAAGGTGGGAGTGAGCAATCTTCGATTCTATGTGAATGCTGATAATTTATTTATCCTAACTGATATGAAGTCCGGAGATCCAGAGATCAGTCTTTCAGGTAATGGTTCTAGTTATACTTTACCTATGTATAGGACTGTGAGATTTGGTGTAAATATTAACTTTTAA